In a single window of the Candidatus Afararchaeum irisae genome:
- a CDS encoding type II toxin-antitoxin system RelE/ParE family toxin has protein sequence MTDVHVAETVLDRINDLDDHEKERVKSKIRDVSENPDHYLKPLIGDEGYRIRVGDYRVLVDWDKTKDVLYVTDFGKRDGIYDA, from the coding sequence ATGACAGACGTACACGTAGCCGAGACCGTCCTCGACCGAATCAACGATCTCGACGACCATGAAAAAGAACGTGTCAAGTCAAAGATACGGGACGTGTCAGAGAACCCTGACCACTATCTCAAACCTCTCATAGGAGATGAAGGATACCGTATACGTGTCGGGGATTACCGCGTCCTAGTCGACTGGGATAAGACCAAAGACGTCCTATATGTAACCGACTTCGGAAAAAGAGATGGAATATACGACGCTTAA
- a CDS encoding winged helix-turn-helix transcriptional regulator produces the protein MTEDNDRPRGKGGKFKKKVTDQDILKIFDRTGEPMTAPELAEELPITKSTVTYRLKKMKEDGLVGRKQAGARAVVWWAKVAPRLSEEAKKRVEEARDDIEEGNTVPLEEV, from the coding sequence ATGACTGAAGACAACGACAGACCCCGAGGTAAAGGAGGAAAATTCAAGAAGAAAGTAACAGACCAAGATATACTCAAAATATTCGACCGAACCGGAGAGCCTATGACTGCACCCGAGCTTGCTGAGGAACTACCAATAACCAAGAGTACAGTTACCTACAGGCTAAAAAAGATGAAGGAAGACGGACTTGTCGGGAGAAAACAAGCCGGTGCTCGTGCCGTAGTGTGGTGGGCTAAAGTAGCACCTCGTCTCTCGGAAGAAGCTAAGAAACGAGTCGAGGAGGCGCGTGACGACATAGAAGAAGGTAACACCGTACCATTAGAAGAAGTCTGA
- a CDS encoding glutamate-5-semialdehyde dehydrogenase, whose protein sequence is MTVRQQVPTEQKVEEAEEAALRLARTSDEDRAEALRAIADEIEARTDEILEANAVDVEEAEEMLEKGEYSQVLVDRLKLSETKVEEIAEMVRSVAEQEDPLGETTSARELDEDLDLYKVTVPIGVVGSVFESRPDALPQIASLCLRSGNSVILKGGSEAKESNRVLFDAIRDATENVDPDLVPDGWAQLIEAREDVETILGMNDSIDLVMPRGSTEFVEMIQDNTKIPVLGHTEGICHVYVDDEADLDDAVNIAYDSKVQYPAACNAAETVLVHGDVAEEFLPRIAERYEETGVEVRGDDATREVIDAKEATDEDWSTEYGDLIISVKVVGSSDEAIDHVNTYGSKHTDSVVTENHETAHDFMTSVDSASVYHNASTRFSDGYRYGLGAEVGISTGKIHARGPVGLDGLTTYKYYIEGDGQIVADYTGDDAKEFTHVDIDEDWG, encoded by the coding sequence ATGACAGTACGCCAACAGGTACCCACCGAACAGAAGGTCGAGGAAGCCGAGGAAGCCGCACTCAGGCTCGCGAGGACGTCCGACGAGGACAGGGCAGAGGCTCTGAGGGCGATAGCCGACGAGATAGAGGCGAGGACAGACGAGATACTTGAAGCCAACGCCGTCGACGTCGAGGAGGCGGAGGAGATGCTCGAAAAGGGCGAGTACAGTCAGGTTCTCGTCGACCGTCTCAAGCTCTCGGAGACTAAGGTCGAGGAGATAGCCGAGATGGTGAGAAGCGTCGCCGAACAGGAAGACCCTCTCGGCGAGACGACCTCCGCGAGAGAGCTCGACGAAGATCTCGACCTCTACAAGGTCACAGTTCCTATAGGAGTCGTCGGCTCTGTCTTCGAGTCGAGACCCGACGCACTTCCTCAGATCGCGTCTCTGTGTCTCCGTTCGGGTAACTCGGTGATACTCAAGGGAGGAAGCGAGGCGAAGGAGTCGAATAGGGTACTCTTCGACGCCATAAGAGACGCTACTGAGAATGTAGATCCGGATCTAGTCCCCGACGGCTGGGCACAGCTAATCGAGGCGCGCGAGGACGTCGAGACGATACTCGGAATGAACGACTCGATAGACCTCGTTATGCCGAGGGGAAGCACCGAGTTCGTCGAGATGATACAGGACAACACCAAGATACCCGTCTTAGGACATACCGAGGGCATCTGCCACGTCTACGTCGACGACGAAGCCGATCTCGACGACGCCGTAAATATCGCCTACGACTCGAAGGTACAGTACCCCGCGGCGTGTAACGCAGCCGAGACAGTCCTCGTCCACGGCGACGTCGCCGAAGAGTTCCTGCCACGTATAGCCGAGAGGTACGAGGAGACCGGCGTCGAGGTCAGAGGAGACGACGCGACCCGCGAGGTCATCGACGCCAAGGAGGCGACTGACGAAGACTGGTCGACTGAGTACGGCGACCTCATAATCTCGGTCAAGGTCGTAGGGTCGTCTGACGAGGCTATCGACCACGTCAACACCTACGGATCGAAGCACACAGACTCCGTCGTGACCGAGAACCACGAGACAGCACACGACTTCATGACGTCGGTCGACTCGGCGAGTGTCTACCACAACGCCTCGACACGGTTCAGCGACGGATACAGGTACGGATTAGGCGCCGAGGTCGGTATCAGCACCGGCAAGATACACGCGAGAGGTCCCGTGGGTCTCGACGGACTCACGACCTACAAGTACTACATAGAGGGTGACGGGCAGATAGTCGCCGACTACACAGGAGACGACGCGAAGGAGTTCACTCACGTAGACATAGACGAGGACTGGGGCTGA
- the proB gene encoding glutamate 5-kinase, whose product MQDSDIQKTRSTDGGATVHTEADEARRIAADAKRVVVKAGTNSLTDEDSNLDDSKLDKLVDDLMDLVERGKEVILVSSGAVGAGKGRVDHPTDSIEDIQAASTIGQSRLMRRYSESFERYGVEVAQILITHEDLNDTDRFTNFRNTVETLFDWGVVPIINENDAIAVEEIKIGDNDIISSSIATGVDADLLVTLTDVGGVYTENPKENPDAEIVREVGEDFDEIRELVDETSSGGFGGIETKVDGARKVNERGVPAVIAGSAEEDVLERIAEGDVVGTLFLPVNRDEEDGNDE is encoded by the coding sequence ATGCAAGACAGCGATATACAAAAAACGAGGAGTACAGACGGAGGAGCGACGGTACACACGGAAGCCGACGAGGCGAGACGTATCGCAGCCGACGCGAAGAGGGTCGTCGTCAAGGCGGGAACCAACTCGCTCACAGACGAAGACTCTAACCTCGATGACTCGAAGCTCGACAAGCTCGTCGACGACCTCATGGATCTCGTCGAACGCGGAAAGGAGGTCATACTCGTATCGTCGGGCGCAGTCGGCGCGGGAAAGGGACGTGTCGACCATCCCACCGACTCGATAGAGGACATACAGGCTGCCTCGACGATAGGACAGAGCCGTCTCATGAGACGGTACTCCGAGAGCTTCGAGAGGTACGGCGTCGAGGTCGCGCAGATACTCATCACTCACGAGGATCTCAACGACACCGACAGGTTCACCAACTTCAGAAACACGGTCGAGACACTCTTCGACTGGGGTGTCGTACCAATCATAAATGAGAACGACGCGATAGCTGTCGAGGAGATCAAGATAGGCGACAACGACATAATCTCGTCGTCTATCGCCACGGGAGTCGACGCCGACCTACTCGTCACACTCACAGATGTAGGTGGAGTCTACACCGAGAACCCGAAGGAGAACCCAGACGCCGAGATAGTCAGGGAGGTCGGCGAGGACTTCGACGAGATACGTGAACTCGTAGACGAGACTTCGAGCGGTGGATTCGGAGGCATAGAGACGAAGGTCGACGGCGCGAGGAAGGTCAACGAGAGAGGGGTTCCCGCCGTGATCGCGGGGTCAGCCGAAGAGGACGTCCTCGAACGGATAGCCGAGGGCGACGTAGTAGGGACTCTCTTCCTCCCCGTGAACCGAGACGAGGAAGACGGTAACGACGAGTAG
- the proC gene encoding pyrroline-5-carboxylate reductase: MTSDISVSVIGYGNQGSAVVKGLSEAGGYSVTVCDRNPPKLEDAEAYASTTKTTTETSEAGDSKVVVLSVKPGDIGGVLDELDLSSDQSLVSFAAGVRLEYLEDRTDAKVYRVMPNLAAESREMAAAVASNVGMTPELRRILDDLGSFVEIDEDLMDAATAINGSGPAFVFYLIKSMAEAGVESGFEDEDAERLAAQTFKGAAETVMRHDGDLEDLIDAVCSPGGTTIEGMKVLRDSDVSQKVGEAVEAAEERSVEISDEIQNG; the protein is encoded by the coding sequence ATGACCTCAGATATTAGCGTTAGCGTCATAGGGTACGGAAACCAGGGAAGTGCAGTCGTAAAAGGACTCTCAGAAGCCGGTGGCTACTCGGTAACTGTCTGTGACAGGAACCCACCGAAGCTCGAAGACGCCGAGGCTTACGCGTCGACGACTAAGACTACGACAGAGACATCCGAGGCGGGCGACTCGAAGGTAGTCGTTCTCTCGGTAAAGCCCGGCGACATCGGCGGTGTCCTCGACGAGCTCGACCTGTCGTCCGACCAGTCTCTAGTCTCGTTCGCCGCGGGAGTCAGGCTTGAGTACCTCGAAGACAGAACCGATGCGAAGGTCTACAGGGTGATGCCCAACCTCGCAGCCGAGAGCCGTGAGATGGCTGCGGCAGTCGCCTCGAACGTCGGTATGACCCCCGAACTCCGTCGTATCCTCGACGACCTCGGGAGCTTCGTCGAGATAGATGAGGATCTGATGGACGCCGCGACTGCGATCAACGGAAGTGGACCCGCCTTCGTCTTCTACCTCATAAAGTCGATGGCAGAAGCGGGTGTCGAGTCGGGTTTCGAAGACGAAGACGCCGAGAGACTCGCCGCACAGACCTTCAAGGGAGCCGCCGAGACTGTAATGAGACACGACGGCGACCTCGAAGACCTCATAGACGCGGTCTGTTCCCCCGGGGGCACGACTATCGAGGGAATGAAGGTTCTGCGTGACAGCGACGTGAGTCAGAAGGTCGGGGAAGCCGTAGAGGCAGCCGAGGAGCGATCCGTCGAGATATCAGACGAGATTCAGAACGGGTGA
- a CDS encoding phenylalanine--tRNA ligase subunit alpha, translated as METDLTDSQTRVLEAVSKEGETTVDDLADETGLGRGPVEQAVFDLQGLGLVEVDEETEVRYELTDEGEEYAENELPERRLHSYLVEEDGAEMSELQEIDGFNVGIGHLRSKGWAEIDDGFVEPKDAPEGDDERGLETLSSGGEIDEENGEELERRGLVSDKTVRTVTVGLTREGEEALSMSEVDSGAEKVGELTHEMLATGDWRDREFASYNVEAEPPEEFGGREHILRQLANRVKEVLTSMGFKEMEGPHVDSEFYINDCLFMPQDHPARTHWDKFNIEDPSHVSDLPDFADDVERMHHEGAEGGEGYHSDWERDVARRLNLRGHTTSLTVRYLAQDLEPPQRFFSVDKVYRNDTLDPTHLLEFYQIEGWVMARDLSVRDLMGTFEEFYNRFGIEEIEFKPHYNPYTEPSFEIFGEHPETGELIEIGNSGMFRREVLEPHGIDDDVEVIAWGLALERLLMLIYGFEDIRDVHGTLADLELLREVPVLWQ; from the coding sequence ATGGAAACCGATCTAACAGACAGTCAGACGAGGGTTCTCGAGGCCGTGTCCAAAGAAGGCGAGACGACTGTAGACGACCTCGCCGACGAGACGGGTCTAGGAAGAGGTCCTGTCGAACAGGCGGTCTTCGACCTACAGGGGCTGGGACTCGTCGAGGTCGACGAGGAGACCGAGGTCAGGTACGAACTCACCGACGAGGGGGAGGAGTACGCCGAAAACGAGCTTCCCGAGAGACGTCTCCACAGCTACCTCGTCGAGGAAGACGGTGCTGAGATGTCGGAGCTACAGGAGATCGACGGCTTCAACGTCGGAATAGGACATCTCAGGAGTAAGGGCTGGGCGGAGATAGACGACGGATTCGTAGAGCCAAAAGACGCACCCGAGGGCGACGACGAGAGAGGACTTGAGACTCTATCCTCGGGCGGGGAGATAGACGAGGAGAATGGCGAGGAGCTGGAGAGACGTGGTCTAGTCTCGGATAAGACGGTACGGACTGTCACAGTCGGTCTCACACGTGAGGGCGAGGAGGCTCTGAGCATGAGCGAGGTGGATTCGGGAGCCGAGAAGGTCGGAGAGCTGACACACGAGATGCTCGCGACGGGAGACTGGAGGGACAGGGAGTTCGCGTCGTACAACGTCGAGGCGGAGCCTCCGGAGGAGTTCGGAGGGCGCGAGCACATACTCAGACAGCTCGCAAACCGTGTCAAGGAGGTTCTGACGAGCATGGGGTTCAAGGAGATGGAAGGACCCCACGTCGACTCGGAGTTCTACATAAACGACTGTCTCTTCATGCCCCAGGATCATCCCGCGAGAACACACTGGGACAAGTTCAACATAGAAGATCCGAGCCATGTCTCCGACCTTCCGGATTTCGCCGACGATGTCGAGAGGATGCACCACGAGGGAGCCGAGGGAGGAGAGGGCTACCACTCCGACTGGGAGAGAGACGTCGCTCGGCGTCTCAACCTGAGGGGACACACGACTTCTCTGACGGTACGTTACCTCGCACAGGATCTCGAACCCCCACAGAGATTCTTCAGCGTCGACAAGGTCTACAGGAACGACACACTCGACCCGACTCATCTCCTCGAGTTCTACCAGATAGAGGGCTGGGTGATGGCACGTGACCTCTCAGTGCGTGACCTGATGGGAACCTTCGAGGAGTTCTACAACAGGTTCGGAATAGAGGAGATAGAGTTCAAGCCGCATTACAATCCCTATACGGAGCCGAGCTTCGAGATATTCGGCGAACATCCCGAGACGGGGGAGCTCATAGAGATAGGGAACTCGGGAATGTTCAGACGTGAGGTACTCGAACCCCACGGTATAGACGACGACGTCGAGGTCATCGCGTGGGGACTCGCTCTCGAACGTCTTCTGATGCTTATCTACGGATTCGAGGACATACGTGACGTACACGGAACACTCGCTGACCTGGAGCTTCTGAGGGAGGTGCCCGTACTATGGCAGTAA
- the pheT gene encoding phenylalanine--tRNA ligase subunit beta, which translates to MAVIEIEIDELRRLVGRELSKDEVIDDLFELGVEFEYEEDGTLGFEVVPDRPDRLSVEGLARSLRYDYGIDKGVYVPETTEGDLTVRVDDSVSEVRPYVTAAVVRDVDLSGGVLDSIIQLQEKLHSTVGRRRNKGAIGVHDLSMIKGNEILYKGVDPDGESFVPLDIGEDGSEEKNLREMTPREVMEDHPVGREYASILEGHDRVPAIYDSIGLFSFPPVINGQRTRVTERTRDLLIELTGTYEWTIDKMLNILLYALDARGGQIEEVEVVYENQPRRLKPDLSTKTKSVTHDRIESVLGTEFSEDEVVEYLERSGMEATPRDDGYGVRVPPYRTDIKHPLDVIDDIGRAYGFNSMEPRYPDVSTVGELSDSTRIENAVRKQLVGLGFQDLLNFVLTSPESNYDGMRTSEGEGEGDDEVGFEDCIRIENPYSEDYSMMRTWLLPSVIEVLSNNTHREYPQNLSEIGTVAEKDETGETGVRETKHVSAVVCGTEAGYEAAKARLNSLVDDFGSDLETPATHHPSFIDGRSASVVIDGDDVGVIGEIHPEILAENEITMPVAGFEFELDALR; encoded by the coding sequence ATGGCAGTAATAGAGATAGAGATAGACGAACTGAGGAGACTTGTAGGGAGAGAGCTATCGAAAGACGAGGTCATAGACGACCTCTTCGAGCTGGGTGTAGAGTTCGAGTACGAGGAAGACGGCACTCTCGGATTCGAGGTAGTCCCCGACAGACCCGACCGTCTGAGCGTCGAGGGTCTCGCGCGGTCGCTGAGGTACGACTACGGGATAGACAAGGGTGTCTACGTCCCCGAGACGACCGAGGGCGACCTGACGGTACGTGTCGACGACTCCGTCTCGGAGGTACGTCCCTACGTTACCGCCGCGGTCGTGAGAGACGTCGATCTGAGCGGCGGCGTCTTGGACTCGATCATACAGCTTCAGGAGAAGCTACATTCGACAGTCGGAAGGAGACGCAACAAGGGTGCGATAGGAGTCCACGACCTCTCGATGATAAAGGGGAACGAGATACTCTATAAGGGGGTCGACCCCGACGGCGAGAGCTTCGTGCCTCTCGACATAGGCGAAGACGGCTCCGAAGAGAAGAACCTGAGAGAGATGACCCCGAGAGAGGTCATGGAAGACCATCCCGTAGGACGTGAGTACGCCTCTATACTCGAAGGACACGACCGTGTCCCCGCGATCTACGACAGCATAGGTCTCTTCTCGTTCCCGCCCGTCATAAACGGACAGAGGACACGCGTGACCGAGAGGACACGTGACCTTCTCATAGAGCTAACGGGAACCTACGAGTGGACTATCGACAAGATGCTCAACATACTCCTCTACGCGCTCGACGCGAGAGGGGGACAGATAGAGGAGGTCGAGGTCGTCTACGAGAACCAGCCGCGGCGTCTCAAGCCCGACCTCTCTACGAAGACGAAGTCGGTGACACACGACCGCATAGAGTCGGTTCTCGGAACAGAGTTCTCGGAGGACGAGGTCGTCGAGTACCTCGAAAGGTCGGGTATGGAGGCGACACCGAGAGACGACGGCTACGGTGTCAGAGTCCCGCCGTACAGAACCGACATCAAGCATCCCCTCGACGTCATAGACGACATAGGACGCGCCTACGGATTCAACTCGATGGAGCCGAGGTACCCCGACGTCTCGACGGTCGGTGAGCTATCCGACTCGACACGTATAGAGAACGCCGTCAGGAAGCAGTTAGTTGGGCTCGGCTTCCAGGATCTACTCAACTTCGTCCTCACGAGTCCCGAGTCGAACTACGACGGCATGCGTACCTCCGAAGGCGAAGGCGAAGGCGACGACGAGGTGGGATTCGAGGACTGTATACGGATAGAGAATCCCTACAGCGAGGACTACTCGATGATGAGAACGTGGCTGCTGCCGTCTGTCATCGAGGTTCTGTCGAACAACACCCACCGTGAGTATCCCCAGAACCTCTCTGAGATAGGAACAGTAGCCGAGAAGGACGAGACCGGCGAGACAGGTGTCCGTGAGACCAAACACGTCTCCGCGGTCGTCTGTGGAACCGAAGCCGGCTACGAGGCTGCGAAGGCTCGTCTCAACTCGCTCGTCGACGACTTCGGCTCCGACCTCGAAACACCCGCGACTCACCATCCCTCGTTCATAGACGGTAGATCCGCGAGCGTCGTGATCGACGGTGACGACGTAGGTGTGATAGGCGAGATACATCCCGAGATACTCGCCGAGAACGAGATTACGATGCCTGTGGCGGGATTCGAGTTCGAGTTAGACGCTCTGCGTTGA
- a CDS encoding dihydroorotate dehydrogenase, giving the protein MKVDVAGVEFDSPVLLASGILGSTGESLNRVLREGAGGVVTKSVGTEVRKGHPGPNVFADDSGEYALNAVGLSNPSKEFDDEVEKVEGTTVVSIFGGTAEEFADLASHFEEYADCLELNVSCPHAEGYGTDIGADPDLTRDVTEAVVETVDVPVWVKLTPNVTDIAEIGLSAEEAGADAVVAINTVGAMAIDTQTAYPILGNGEGGMSGSAVKPIAVRSVYELYEALDIPIVGVGGVSSPDDAIEMMLAGASLVEVGTAVKDDIGVFDEISRGIDEYSDEKGWSHDEIVGKTHEVVKEAEE; this is encoded by the coding sequence ATGAAAGTAGATGTAGCGGGAGTCGAGTTCGACAGCCCGGTTCTTCTCGCGTCGGGTATACTCGGCTCCACGGGAGAGTCGCTCAACCGTGTCCTGAGAGAGGGCGCGGGGGGTGTAGTGACTAAGAGCGTCGGAACCGAGGTGCGTAAGGGACATCCCGGACCCAACGTCTTCGCCGACGACTCGGGCGAGTACGCTCTCAACGCCGTCGGTCTCTCGAATCCCTCTAAGGAGTTCGACGACGAGGTCGAGAAGGTCGAAGGAACCACTGTCGTGAGCATATTCGGAGGCACAGCCGAGGAGTTCGCCGACCTGGCGTCACATTTCGAGGAGTACGCCGACTGCCTCGAACTCAACGTCTCGTGTCCCCACGCAGAGGGCTACGGTACTGACATAGGAGCCGACCCCGATCTGACACGCGATGTGACGGAGGCTGTCGTCGAGACGGTCGATGTTCCCGTCTGGGTCAAGCTCACCCCGAATGTCACTGACATAGCCGAGATAGGTCTATCCGCCGAGGAAGCGGGTGCCGACGCAGTCGTCGCTATAAACACAGTGGGAGCGATGGCGATAGACACTCAAACCGCGTATCCCATACTCGGAAACGGAGAGGGGGGAATGAGCGGCTCGGCTGTCAAGCCTATCGCTGTGAGATCTGTCTATGAGCTCTACGAGGCTCTCGATATTCCCATCGTGGGAGTCGGCGGGGTGTCGTCGCCCGACGACGCGATAGAGATGATGCTCGCTGGAGCGTCACTCGTCGAAGTGGGTACGGCGGTGAAAGACGACATCGGCGTCTTCGACGAGATAAGCCGAGGCATAGACGAGTACTCCGACGAGAAGGGCTGGAGCCACGACGAGATCGTCGGAAAGACACACGAGGTAGTCAAGGAGGCTGAGGAATGA
- a CDS encoding dihydroorotate dehydrogenase electron transfer subunit, with translation MRPIDLEVTEVIEEGDGIATLRFDREFDVSAGNYGMFWVRGVDEVPMSFSYPDGITVRAIGETTQAMTEMEVGDSLGVRGPFGESFDLPDSDSGEVVVVGGGTGMAPVALLTEEAAREGLDVTTLIGAATADEVVFEQRLSSLDGVDVRVATDDGTKGHEGYVTELLDGYDADDVDMVASCGPEPMMAKVLERYDEEDVEVRFSLERYMKCGIGICGSCCIDDTGSRVCADGPVYDGDSLRGGEFGVYHRDAAGRKEEF, from the coding sequence ATGAGACCCATAGATCTCGAAGTTACCGAAGTTATCGAGGAGGGAGACGGAATAGCCACACTCAGATTCGACAGGGAGTTCGACGTCTCGGCGGGGAACTACGGCATGTTCTGGGTCAGAGGAGTCGACGAGGTTCCGATGAGCTTCTCGTACCCCGACGGCATCACGGTTAGGGCAATAGGAGAGACGACCCAAGCTATGACAGAGATGGAGGTCGGCGACTCGCTCGGCGTGAGAGGACCCTTCGGAGAGAGCTTCGACCTGCCCGACTCGGACTCAGGAGAGGTCGTGGTAGTCGGAGGCGGAACCGGAATGGCTCCAGTGGCTCTACTCACCGAGGAAGCGGCTCGTGAGGGTCTCGACGTCACGACTCTCATAGGCGCAGCGACTGCCGACGAAGTAGTCTTCGAACAGCGTCTCTCGTCGCTCGACGGCGTCGATGTTAGAGTGGCGACAGACGACGGAACGAAGGGGCACGAGGGATATGTGACTGAGCTTCTCGACGGCTACGACGCCGACGACGTAGATATGGTCGCGTCGTGTGGTCCCGAGCCGATGATGGCGAAGGTTCTCGAAAGATACGACGAGGAAGACGTCGAAGTTCGGTTCAGCCTCGAAAGGTACATGAAATGCGGGATAGGGATCTGTGGCTCGTGCTGTATCGACGACACGGGATCACGTGTCTGTGCTGACGGTCCAGTCTACGACGGAGACAGCCTGAGAGGCGGCGAGTTCGGAGTCTACCACCGCGACGCCGCGGGAAGGAAAGAAGAGTTTTGA